Proteins from a genomic interval of Harpia harpyja isolate bHarHar1 chromosome 9, bHarHar1 primary haplotype, whole genome shotgun sequence:
- the LOC128146469 gene encoding feather keratin 4-like, which translates to MSSRQQLSSRCSPPCEMACLQPIANAWNQPCVTSCGDSRAVVYPPPVVITFPGPILSSCPQESFVGTSAPLGLGRPMGLQGSLIYRGSLSSSSSSSQLWSQRYGGCGPC; encoded by the coding sequence ATGTCCTCCagacagcagctcagctcccGCTGCTCCCCACCCTGCGAGATGGCCTGCCTGCAGCCCATCGCCAACGCCTGGAACCAGCCCTGTGTCACCTCCTGCGGGGACTCGCGTGCCGTGGTCTATCCACCACCCGtggtcatcaccttcccaggccccatcctcagctcctgccCTCAGGAGAGCTTTGTGGGCACCTCAGCCCCACTGGGGCTGGGACGCCCCATGGGCCTGCAGGGCTCCCTTATCTACAGGGgctccttgtcctcctcctcctcctccagccagctctggagcCAGCGCTATGGGGGCTGTGGGCCATGCTAA
- the LOC128146654 gene encoding beta-keratin-related protein-like gives MSSYMQACNYGSYSPCDVSCPAPYANAWSQPCVTSCGDSRAVVYPPPVAIVFPGPILSSCPQESFVGTSAPLDIGSSFGYGSSLDAQSSFGSRAYLGGRYSYPCYSRKYTTYRRGSCGPC, from the coding sequence ATGTCTTCCTACATGCAGGCCTGCAACTATGGCAGCTACTCACCCTGCGACGTAAGCTGCCCTGCGCCATATGCCAATGCCTGGAGCCAGCCCTGTGTCACCTCCTGCGGGGACTCCCGTGCCGTGGTCTACCCACCGCCTGTGGCTATCGTCTTCCcgggccccatcctcagctcctgccCTCAGGAGAGCTTCGTGGGCACCTCAGCCCCACTGGACATAGGCAGCTCCTTTGGCTATGGGAGCTCCTTGGATGCCCAGAGCTCCTTTGGGTCTCGTGCCTACCTGGGTGGCAGGTACTCCTACCCCTGCTATTCCCGCAAGTACACGACTTACCGTCGTGGGAGCTGCGGGCCCTGCTAA